A region from the Cryptococcus gattii WM276 chromosome H, complete sequence genome encodes:
- a CDS encoding uncharacterized protein (Similar to TIGR gene model, XP_573000.1), translating to MAPPDSSRFSFKSRFSLLSLLPARHPPLFADPPRMPPTQPGPRHETIISDTISPVQSEYPDLGTPFPPSRKKRYDDKPPRNWEHDEKKEQMKKKKWRAKRPPPLNLERTHMMYPSSSVDVVIDPGTPFDPPPPQEPPLPKKVNPKKKRQLVEDLFEVAEVEIGHRYPSWKGGKADIRRGHVIPPEIMPPLVDLDAKPKPKSKPKRRGTAADTPNNYESVLHNVLLTPTYIAPSPQVNPTLTLSSYDPSEFIEKYNRPRTLLDRATDTISNAAKRTSKWMPGKSILRGGANNDDRAANESLRILRKRELEEMARFRQKTNSGVRLAVPGDMAYSSGSSPVKEMSNIYSRKSPGWLGSRERIIGYDGDGKYPIMIGTRDKGWRAEKRDEERAKRNKRIWKIAIIIAILFLVALTVGLCTSLLRKSSSSSLDNSSPSDFASADNSFGSATVTSSAASASSTSSQTLATCLGLFTSPAPTSPTSYPCSDCVQVLRSTINDFSEPIVNGNSIGVGSALQFCAMMDIYNNIEDISGLNKWGADASPCGWDGIGCDSRGRITSLSLKYPNVPTALPNTLENVYALKALHLLGNSSVPTGDFPSSLLSLPYFETLDLEYTAITGKIDTAPFSSATGLVTLVLINNPQLGTSMPDLSSNIKLVTAAVTGQGLTDAKVNKLPSSLTYLDLSYNSLSGQIPSLSQLASLKTLYLQNNHFTSAPDSLPPSLTTISFTSNPDLSGTMPSSVCLSTVLSLCDLRSTSLTAGTTSSSSRSNFSSSLNSVAASSTVTSPTSTSSSSIKASSSAKSSTSKSSGSSAMTSAASVPSSTMIGIAARARTDGTCGICQFS from the exons ATGGCACCTCCAGACAGCTCGAGGTTCTCCTTCAAGTCTCGCTTTTCTCTCTTGTCCCTTCTCCCCGCCCGCCATCCACCTCTTTTTGCCGATCCACCTCGAATGCCACCTACTCAGCCGGGTCCACGACACGAGACGATCATCTCAGATACCATTTCGCCCGTGCAAAGCGAGTATCCCGATTTGGGGACACCCTTCCCACCCTCcagaaagaagagatatGATGATAAACCCCCACGGAACTGGGAGCACgatgaaaagaaggagcaaatgaagaaaaagaagtgGAGAGCAAAAAGACCACCCCCGCTCAACCTGGAGAGAACGCATATGATGtatccttcttcatctgTGGATGTCGTCATCGACCCTGGTACACCCTTTGAccctccccctcctcaAGAGCCTCCATTGCCTAAGAAGGTTAATCCCAAGAAGAAGCGGCAGTTGGTCGAAGATCTTTTCGAGGTAGCAGAGGTCGAGATAGGACATCGGTACCCGTCGTGGAAAGGTGGCAAGGCCGATATTCGCCGAGGACATGTCATCCCTCCTGAGATCATGCCGCCTCTGGTAGACTTGGATGCCAAACCCAAGCCCAAGTCCAAGCCCAAACGTCGTGGCACGGCTGCTGACACACCTAATAACTACGAGTCGGTTCTTCACAATGTACTTCTCACCCCCACATACATCGCTCCTTCACCACAAGTCAATCCGACACTGACACTCTCTTCTTACGATCCTTCAGAGTTCATCGAAAAGTACAACCGCCCGCGCACTCTGCTGGACAGAGCAACAGACACCATCTCAAACGCGGCCAAACGTACTTCAAAATGGATGCCTGGGAAAAGTATCCTTCGTGGTGGGGCCAACAATGATGACAGAGCTGCCAATGAGTCACTCAGGATATTAAGGAAGAGAGAGCTTGAAGAGATGGCTCGTTTTCGTCAGAAAACTAATTCGGGCGTGCGATTAGCTGTACCTGGCGATATGGCATATTCGAGTGGTTCAAGCCCGGTGAAAGAGATGAGCAACATCTATTCAAGGAAAAGTCCGGGTTGGCTTGGCTCACGAGAAAGAATAATAGGTTACGACGGAGATGGAAAGTATCCCATAATGATTGGTACCCGCGACAAGGGATGGAGAGCCGAGAAAAGGGATGAGGAGCGTGCAAAGAGGAACAAGAGAATATGGAAG ATTGCAATTATTATTGCGATTTTGTTCCTTGTCGCTTTAACGGTTGGCCTTTGCACTTCACTCCTTCGCAAGtcctcatcttcgtctttGGATAATTCATCACCTAGCGACTTTGCCAGTGCCGATAACAGCTTTGGATCTGCAACTGTCACTTCTTCAGCAgcttctgcttcttcaaCATCTTCTCAAACACTCGCTACCTGTCTTGGCCTCTTCACTTCGCCCGCTCCCACATCGCCAACCTCTTACCCTTGTTCCGATTGTGTCCAGGTCCTTCGATCTACTATTAACGATTTTTCTGAGCCGATAGTCAACGGCAATTCCATTGGTGTGGGGTCGGCACTTCAATTCTGTGCCATGATGGACATCTACAACAACATTGAAGATATTAGCGGGTTAAATAAGTGGGGTGCAGATGCAAGTCCTTGTGGATGGGATGGGATTGGGTGTGACTCCAGGGGGAGGATAACAAGTCTGTCTTTGAAATACCCCAATGTGCCCACAGCGCTTCCAAATACTCTTGAAAATGTTTATGCTTTGAAAGcacttcatcttcttgGCAATTCATCTGTACCTA CTGGCGATTTCCCAAGCTCTTTACTATCTCTTCCCTATTTTGAGACACTGGACCTCGAGTACACTGCAATCACCGGCAAGATCGATACAGCACCTTTCAGCTCTGCAACAGGGCTGGTCACGTTGGTACTGATCAACAATCCCCAGCTTGGCACATCTATGCCTGACCTGTCATCCAACATCAAACTCGTCACGGCCGCTGTCACAGGGCAAGGGTTGACCGATGCCAAGGTAAATAAATTGCCCTCTTCATTGACTTACCT CGATTTGTCTTACAACTCGCTCAGTGGTCAAATACCTTCGTTAAGCCAACTTGCTTCTCTCAAAACCTTGTATCTTCAAAACAACCACTTCACTTCTGCCCCTGATTCCCTACCACCATCCTTGACTACCATATCTTTCACTTCGAATCCCGACCTATCTGGCACCATGCCTTCTTCTGTCTGTTTGAGCACCGTGCTCTCATTATGCGATCTCCGAAGTACGAGTTTGACTGCGGGTACGACATCGTCAAGTAGTCGCTCAAACTTCAGCTCTTCCTTAAATTCCGTAGCTGCCAGCAGTACTGTCACAAGTCCGACCTCAACTTCAAGCTCAAGTATCAAGGCAAGCAGCAGTGCCAAGTCAAGTACAAGCAAAAGCAGCGGTAGCAGCGCAATGACCAGTGCTGCAAGCGTGCCGAGCAGCACAATGATAGGAATAGCTGCCAGAGCGCGCACAGACGGGACATGCGGGATTTGTCAATTTAGTTGA
- a CDS encoding Subunit of the oligosaccharyltransferase complex, putative; Stt3p (Similar to TIGR gene model, INSD accession AAW45538.1; catalyzes asparagine-linked glycosylation of newly synthesized proteins) has translation MAPKSAKAASKPPTPADTPTNQPPADVLSKPAVVDTPPTPASPVQMGAPVPPKRFAYPIPSHLSPSTINNTESLLRFVILALICGAAIGSRLFAVIRFESVIHEFRASKVLVNEGFYEFWNWFDPTAWYPLGRTVGTTLYPGLMVTSGLIWHALRAINLPVDIRNVCVLLAPGFAGLTAWATYLFTTEMSTPSAGLLAAAFIGIVPGYISRSVAGSYDNEAIAIFLLMSSFYSWIKAVKTGSSFWGMITALFYGWMVAAWGGYVFITNMIPLHAFVLIVMGRFNNRLYTAYSSWYVIGTIASMQVPFVEFLPIRTSEHMAALGVFGLLQLMGFVEVVRRLVPGKQFQLLLKAFVVAVFCLSFAALVALTFSGWIAPFAGRFYSLWDTGYAKVHMPIIASVSEHQPTAWPSFYFDLEMLIFFFPAGVFWCFKELRDEQIFVIIYAVLSAYFAGVMVRLLLVITPVACVSAAIAFSKLLEAYIDPVIPESEEEASESQTQAISKSKAKKMAAANANKGGFSFTGILGGKSASGIFGLDTRFAVVSVLSVFLFIFVLHCTYVTSTAYSSPSVVLASRNPDGSQNIIDDFREAYYWIRQNTAEDSVIMSWWDYGYQIAGMADRPTLVDNNTWNNTHIATVGKAMSSSEEVAYPILKKHDVDYVLVIFGGLLGYSGDDINKFLWMVRISQGEWPDEVQEINYFTQRGEYAVDDRATPTMKNSLMYKMSYYRFPELFGGHPAQDRVRGQIIPPNSITLDTLDEAFTSENWIVRIYKVKKEDPIGRDHKAVTAWNGGKKLKKSPSASEGVKRGSGRPGM, from the exons ATGGCACCCAAGTCAGCCAAAGCTGCGTCGAAGCCTCCGACTCCAGCAGACACTCCTACCAATCAACCTCCAGCCGATGTCCTATCAAAACCAGCAGTGGTTGACACGCCTCCCACACCAGCATCTCCTGTCCAGATGGGCGCTCCAGTTCCTCCCAAGAGATTTGCATATCCCATCCCATCACACCTATCTCCGTCGACTATCAACAACACTGAAAGCTTGTTGAGATTTGTCATTCTGGCATTAATATGCGGTGCTGCAATTGGAAGCCGATTGTTTGCGGTGATCAGATTCGAATCTGTCATCCATGAATT CCGAGCCTCGAAAGTTCTCGTTAATGAAGGTTTCTATGAGTTCTGGAACTGGTTTGATCCCACCGCCTGGTATCCTCTCGGCAGGACTGTCGGTACTACCCTCTATCCTGGTTTGATGGTCACCTCTGGACTGATCTGGCATGCTCTTCGGGCAATCAACCTGCCCGTGGACATTCGCAATGTCTGTGTCCTCCTTGCTCCAGGATTCGCCGGATTGACTGCTTGGGCGACTTATCT CTTCACCACTGAAATGTCTACACCATCAGCTGGTCTATTGGCTGCCGCTTTCATAGGCATTGTGCCTGGATACATCTCTCGATCTGTCGCTGGTTCCTATGACAACGAAGCCATTgccatcttcctcttgaTGAGTTCCTTCTACTCTTGGATTAAGGCTGTCAAAACTGGCAGCTCATTCTGGGGTATGATCACTGCCTTGTTTTATGGATGGATGGTCGCTGCATGGGGTGGTTACGTTTTCATCACCAACA TGATTCCATTGCACGCCTTCGTTCTCATTGTCATGGGCAGGTTCAACAATCGACTTTACACCGCTTACTCCTCCTGGTACGTCATTGGAACTATCGCCTCCATGCAGGTCCCCTTCGTGGAGTTCCTCCCAATCCGAACCTCTGAACACATGGCGGCCTTGGGTGTTTTCGGTCTTTTGCAGTTGATGGGATTTGTCGAAGTCGTCCGACGACTCGTGCCCGGCAAGCAATTCCAGCTCCTTCTCAAAGCATTTGTCGTGGCTGTGTTCTGCCTCAGTTTTGCTGCCCTCGTCGCATTGACTTTCTCCGGATGGATCGCTCCCTTCGCCGGCCGATTCTATTCTCTTTGGGATACTGGATACGCCAAGGTTCACA TGCCCATTATTGCCTCAGTTTCGGAACACCAGCCAACCGCTTGGCCCTCATTCTACTTTGATCTCGAAATGcttatcttcttcttccccgCCGGTGTTTTCTGGTGTTTCAAGGAGCTTCGGGATGAGCAAATCTTCGTCATCATTTACGCCGTCCTCAGTGCTTACTTTGCCGGTGTCATGGTTCGACTTCTGCTTGTTATCACCCCCGTCGCCTGTGTTTCCGCCGCCATTGCGTTCTCCAAGCTTCTCGAGGCGTATATTGACCCCGTCATTCCCGAAAGTGAAGAGGAAGCTAGCGAATCTCAGACACAGGCCATCTCCAAGTCTAaagcgaagaagatggcCGCTGCCAACGCCAATAAAGGCGGGTTCTCATTCACTGGAATTTTGGGCGGCAAGTCTGCCTCCGGCATCTTTGGTCTCGACACTCGATTTGCCGTGGTTTCCGTTCTCTCtgtcttcctcttcatcttcgttCTTCATTGCACATACGTAACTTCAACTGCCTATTCTTCGCCTTCAGTCGTACTTGCATCTCGAAACCCTGACGGTAGCCAAAATATCATTGACGATTTCCGAGAGGCTTACTACTGGATCCGCCAAAACACTGCCGAAGACAGCGTCATCATGTCCTGGTGGGATTATGGCTACCAGATTGCTGGTATGGCTGATCGCCCCACTCTCGTTGACAACAATACCTGGAACAACACTCATATCGCCACAGTAGGTAAGGCTATGTCTTCCAGCGAAGAAGTTGCGTACCCTATCTTGAAGAAGCATGATGTCGATTACGTTCTTGTGATCTTCGGAGGCCTATTGGGCTACTCTGGTGATGACATCAACAAGTTTTTGTGGATGGTTAGGATCTCACAAGGTGAATGGCCTGACGAAGTGCAAGAAATCAACTACTTTACTCAAAGAGGAGAGTATGCTGTTGATGACAGAGC CACCCCTACTATGAAGAACTCCCTCATGTACAAGATGTCTTACTACCG CTTCCCCGAGCTTTTTGGTGGGCACCCCGCTCAAGACAGAGTTCGAGGTCAGATTATCCCCCCTAACAGTATTACTCTTGATACTCTTG ACGAAGCGTTCACATCGGAAAACTGGATCGTCAGAATCTACAAAGTAAAGAAGGAAGACCCCATTGGACGAGACCACAAGGCAGTCACTGCCTGGAACGGGGGCaagaagttgaagaagagtcCTAGTGCCAGTGAGGGCGTGAAACGGGGCAGCGGGAGACCTGGCATGTGA
- a CDS encoding ATP-dependent RNA helicase, putative (Similar to TIGR gene model, INSD accession AAW45356.1), with protein MSDAQAPPASTSWADMVDEDEKQKQGQNMNSQDDGWGEAATETSAPAPAPAPASAPVSNNSNNDGWGEPAPSAPADNGWGEAGASNGGNGANNNDGWFDAPVPPSSRPPKKEASDIQLQDDTEGLITSTFQVEVKLADLQGDPNSPLYSVQSFKQLNLHEDLMKGIIAAGFQKPSKIQEKALPLLLSNPPRNLIGQSQSGTGKTAAFTLNMLSRVDPTIPTPQAICIAPSRELARQIQEVIDQIGQFTQVGTFLAVPGSWSRNARIDKQILIGTPGTLVDMLMRGSRILDPRMIRVLVLDEADELIAQQGLGEQTFRIKQLLPPNIQNVLFSATFNDDVQEFADRFAPEANKIFLRKEDITVDAIRQLYLECDSEDQKYEALSALYDCLVIGQSIVFCKRKATADHIAERLISEGHAVASLHGDKFSQERDAILDGFRNGETKVLITTNVIARGIDIPAVNMVVNYDVPDLGPGGSGPDIETYIHRIGRTGRFGRKGCSVVFTHDYRSKSDVERIMNTLGKPMKRIDARSTTDIEQLEKALKLAMKGPA; from the exons AGGGACAAAATATGAACAGTCAGGACGACG GATGGGGAGAAGCTGCGACCGAGACCAGTGCCCCAGCCCCAGCCCCTGCTCCTGCTTCCGCTCCGGTCAGTaacaacagcaacaacGACGGCTGGGGCGAACCGGCTCCTAGCGCCCCTGCAGACAATGGATGGGGTGAAGCCGGAGCTTCCAATGGCGGTAATGGTGCGAACAATAATGACGGATGGTTCGACGCTCCTGTACCTCCGTCTTCTCGACCTCCAAAGAAGGAGGCTTCCGACATCCAGCTCCAGGACGACACTGAAGGTTTGATTACCAGCACGTTCCAGGTCGAG GTCAAACTTGCCGATCTTCAAGGTGACCCCAACTCTCCGCTTTACTCTGTCCAATCTTTCAAGCAGCTTAACCT TCACGAGGATCTCATGAAGGGTATCATTGCCGCTGGATTTCAAAAACCTTCCAAGATTCAAGAAAAGGCTCTTCCTTTGCTCCTCTCCAATCC TCCTCGAAACCTCATCGGGCAAAGTCAGTCCGGTACTGGTAAGACTGCTGCTTTCACCCTCAACATGTTGAGCCGAGTGGACCCTACCATCCCCACCCCTCAA GCCATCTGTATCGCTCCTTCCCGAGAACTTGCCCGTCAAATTCAGGAAGTTATCGACCAAATCGGTCAATTCACCCAAGTCGGCACTTTCCTCGCCGTCCCTGGCTCTTGGTCTCGTAATGCCCGAATCGACAAGCAGATCCTTATCGGTACTCCCGGTACCCTTGTGGACATGTTGATGAGAGGTTCAAGGATTTTGGACCCTAGGATGATCAGGGTGTTGGTTCTTGACGAGGCTGATGAATTGATCGCACAACAAGGTTTGGGTGAACAGACTTTTAGGATCAAGCA GCTTCTCCCCCCCAACATCCAAAACGTCCTTTTCTCAGCTACTTTTAACGACGACGTTCAAGAGTTTGCAGACCGATTCGCCCCTGAAGCCAACAAGATTTTCTTGAGGAAGGAGGACATTACTGTTGATGCGATCAGACAGCTCTACCTTGAATGTGACAGCGAGGACCAAAAGTACGAGGCCTTGTCTGCTCTGTACGACTGCTTGGTCATTGGACAAAGTATCGTCTTCTGCAAG CGAAAAGCCACAGCCGACCATATTGCCGAGCGTCTTATTTCCGAAGGCCATGCCGTTGCCTCTCTCCACGGTGACAAGTTCTCCCAAGAACGTGATGCTATCCTCGACGGCTTCAGGAATGGTGAGACCAAGGTTCTCATTACTACCAACGTCATTGCGCGAGGTATCGATATCCCTGCTGTGAACATGGTTGTAAACTATGACGTGCCCGACTTGGGACCTGGCGGAAGTGGTCCCGATATCGAGACCTACATCCACCGTATCG GTCGAACCGGTCGATTCGGCCGAAAGGGTTGCTCTGTCGTCTTCACCCACGACTACCGATCCAAGTCTGACGTTGAGCGAATCATGAACACTCTCGGGAAACCTATGAAGAGAATTGATGCTAGGAGCACGACGGATATCGAGCAGTTGGAGAAGGCTTTGAAGTTGGCTATGAAGGGACCGGCGTAA